A DNA window from Setaria viridis chromosome 2, Setaria_viridis_v4.0, whole genome shotgun sequence contains the following coding sequences:
- the LOC140221776 gene encoding uncharacterized protein translates to MAFTTIGFYIPTTSDFIYTDGGYVSASDVEGEFALAANLAGDDDFSNEDGAILGAAASAGHEKLIVQRVLSAHMAQEERIQRHNLFETLFVVHKRPVRIIIDGGSCNNLVSQDMVDKLQLPTRDHPHPHHIQWFNNSGKVKVKQTARIHFSLGEYSDVADFDVVPMQACSLLLGCPWEFDTDATHHGRSNKYTLMHKGKKLTLLPMTPAEIVQFEMEKLAKSTCKTASTSENQQVANSIFPPKNDKVASNSSPNAIKLKDGVMLATKSDLAEICDEDAPCYALICRDVLFSMDDTSSTLPPAVTNLLQEFRYIFPAEIPLALPPIRGIEHQIDFILGVSLPNRAAYRTNPEETKEIQRQVQDHLNRGYVESLSPCAIPVILVPKKDGSFRMCVDCRAINNITIRYRHPIPRLDDMLDELSGSIIFSKVDLRSGYHQIRMKLGDEWKTAFKTKFGLYEWLVMPFGLTNAPNTFMRLMNKVLRPFIGKICGGIL, encoded by the exons ATGGCGTTCACCACCATCGGCTTTTACATCCCGACGACCAGCGACTTCATCTACACG GACGGCggatatgtaagtgctagtgatgttgagggTGAATTTGCACTTGCCGCTAACCTTGCAGGCGACGACGATTTTTCCAATGAGGATGGAGCCATTTTAGGAGCAGCGGCTTCGGCGGGCCATGAGAAACTCATTGTGCAGCGTGTCTTGAGCGCTCACATGGCACAGGAGGAGCGGATACAACGCCACAATTTATTTGAGACTCTCTTCGTCGTGCACAAGAGGCCTGTTCGGATCATCATTGACGGtggtagctgcaacaacttggtgagtCAGGACATGGTAGACAAGCTCCAGCTTCCCACACGTGATCACCCTCACCCGCACCATATTCAATGGTTCAACAACAGCGGTAAGGTTAAGGTAAAGCAAACTGCGAGGATTCATTTCTCCCTAGGTGAGTATAGCGATGttgctgattttgatgttgtgCCTATGCAAGCATGCTCACTTTTACTTGGTTGTCCTTGGGAGTTTGATACTGATGCTACACACCATGGTAGAAGCAATAAATATACTCTTATGCATAAAGGAAAGAAACTCACTTTGCTCCCCATGACCCCTGCTGAAATTGTGCAATTTGAGATGGAAAAACTTGCTAAATCTACATGTAAAACTGCTAGTACTTCTGAAAATCAGCAAGTAGCTAATTCTATTTTCCCACCTAAAAATGATAAAGTTGCTTCAAATTCTTCTCCTAATGCGATCAAATTGAAAGATGGTGTGATGCTTGCAACTAAATCTGATCTTGCTGAAATTTGTGATGAGGATGCGccttgttatgctttgatttgtCGAGATGTGCTATTTTCCATGGATGATACATCTAGCACTTTGCCTCCTGCGGTcactaaccttttgcaggagttTCGATATATTTTCCCAGCTGAGATACCTCTAGCCCTTCCACCCATTCGAGGCATTGAGCATCAGATTGATTTCATACTTGGAGTGAGCTTGCCGAACCGTGCGGCATATCGGACCAACCCTGAAGAGACTAAGGAAATTCAGCGCCAAGTGCAAGACCACCTTAACCGTGGGTATGTTGAGAGCCTTAGTCCTTGTGCTATTCCTGTTATTTTGGtcccaaagaaagatggcagttTTCGCATGTGTGTAGATTGTAGAGCTATTAACAATATCACCATTCGTTATCGTCACCCTATTCCTAGGCtagatgatatgcttgatgagtTGAGTGgttctataattttttctaaGGTAGACTTGCGTAGCGGATATCACCAAATCAGAATGAAActaggagatgaatggaaaactgcttttAAGACTAAGTTTGGCTTGTATGAGTGGTTAGTAATGCCTTTTggtttaactaatgcacctaatACTTTCATGCGCTTAATGAACAAGGTCTTACGTCCTTTCATTGGAAAAATTTGTGGTGGTATACTTTGA
- the LOC117845934 gene encoding probable carboxylesterase 13 produces the protein MHANKNCVNNFVGDVDVDVDLHPFLLRYKDGRVERLLRSPFVPASENPTANRGVATRDVVIDPGTGVSARLFLPSRAAMAAGGGRRRLPLVVYVHGGSFCTESAFCRTYHRYATSLAAAAGALVVSVEYRLAPEHPIPTAYDDAWSALRWAASHADSWLADHADPGRTFLAGDSAGGNIVYHTAVRASRDGVGIEGVVIVQPYLWGAERLPSEAACGDGAAVLPAYGVDRLWPFVTAGQAGNEDPRLNPPDEEIASLTCRRFLVAVAEKDTLSERGRRLFGRIRDYYAVAGGEATLVESEGEDHGFHLYSPLRATSRRLMQSIVRFINQPPAPAPDMNGGLHWHAWAEEGKKINRASTMTTTPEHVILGVPSRPFRDLFGYGMDMKQHYGSTTTCMAYGGTSRIGGHGKAGASKANYGLFTARPNKAYKGPSAAAAALPGTYVIKNF, from the coding sequence ATGCATGCCAACAAGAACTGTGTGAATAATTTTGTCGGCGACGTCGACGTCGACGTCGACCTCCACCCATTCCTTCTCCGGTACAAGGACGGCCGCGTCGAGCGGCTGTTGAGGAGCCCTTTCGTGCCTGCTTCCGAGAACCCGACAGCCAACCGCGGGGTGGCGACGAGGGACGTCGTCATCGACCCGGGCACCGGCGTGTCGGCGCGCCTGTTCCTCCCCTCCCGCgctgccatggccgccggcggcggcagaaggCGGCTCCCCCTCGTCGTGTACGTCCACGGCGGCTCCTTCTGCACGGAGAGCGCCTTCTGCCGGACGTACCACCGCTACGCCACctccctcgccgcggccgccggcgcgctcgTCGTGTCCGTGGAGTATCGCCTCGCGCCGGAGCACCCCATCCCCACGGCCTACGACGACGCCTGGTCCGCTCTCCGGTGGGCGGCGTCCCACGCCGACTCCTGGCTCGCCGACCACGCGGACCCGGGGCGCACGTTCCTCGCCGGCGACAGCGCCGGCGGGAACATCGTCTACCACACGGCGGTCCGGGCCAGCCGCGACGGCGTCGGCATCGAGGGGGTCGTCATCGTGCAGCCCTACTTGTGGGGCGCCGAGCGGCTGCCCTCCGAGGCGGcctgcggcgacggcgcggcggtgctGCCGGCGTACGGGGTGGACAGGCTGTGGCCGTTCGTGACGGCGGGGCAGGCCGGCAACGAGGACCCCCGGCTCAACCCTCCCGACGAGGAGATCGCGTCGCTGACGTGCCGGCgcttcctcgtcgccgtcgccgagaaGGACACCCTGAGCGAGCGCGGGCGCCGCCTGTTCGGCCGCATCCGTGACTACTACGCggttgccggcggcgaggcgacgcTGGTGGAGTCGGAGGGCGAGGACCATGGCTTCCACCTCTACAGCCCGCTGCGCGCCACCAGTAGGAGGCTCATGCAGAGCATAGTGCGCTTCATCAaccagccgccggcgccggcgccggataTGAACGGCGGCTTGCATTGGCATGCATGGGCGGAGGAGGGTAAGAAGATTAACAGGGCatcgacgatgacgacgacaccCGAGCATGTCATACTAGGCGTGCCTAGCAGGCCGTTTAGGGACTTATTTGGCTATGGGATGGACATGAAACAACATTACGGTAGCACGACGACCTGCATGGCATATGGTGGTACATCAAGAATTGGAGGACATGGCAAAGCTGGTGCATCCAAGGCAAACTATGGGCTATTTACAGCGAGGCCTAACAAGGCCTACAAGGGaccctcagcagcagcagcagcactacCCGGCACTTATGTTATCAAGAACTTCTAG